A region from the Bradyrhizobium erythrophlei genome encodes:
- a CDS encoding SixA phosphatase family protein: MRRLMLLRHAKTEHDAPSGRDQDRRLDHRGHGDATEIGRWIARHPPFPDTVLVSHAIRAHQTWEVAWEAMKDLVPKPVVELMPELYGADAAELLQIIRHASEADPRRLLLVGHNPGMHELALALTGGGDAAGRKALADNLPTSGLAILDFAIDDWEDVAFRRGKLVSFVSPKLLKHASDE; encoded by the coding sequence ATGCGCCGTTTGATGCTGCTGCGTCACGCCAAGACCGAACACGACGCGCCATCGGGGCGCGATCAGGACCGCCGGCTGGACCATCGCGGCCATGGTGACGCGACCGAAATCGGCCGCTGGATCGCCCGGCATCCGCCGTTTCCCGATACGGTGCTGGTTTCGCACGCAATCCGGGCGCATCAGACCTGGGAAGTCGCCTGGGAGGCGATGAAGGATCTCGTTCCGAAGCCGGTGGTCGAGCTGATGCCGGAACTTTACGGCGCCGACGCCGCCGAACTGTTGCAGATCATCCGACATGCATCGGAAGCCGATCCGCGGCGGCTGTTGCTGGTCGGTCACAATCCCGGCATGCACGAGCTGGCGCTGGCGCTGACCGGCGGCGGCGACGCCGCCGGCCGCAAGGCGCTTGCCGACAACCTGCCGACATCGGGCCTTGCGATCCTCGACTTCGCGATCGACGATTGGGAGGACGTGGCATTCCGCCGCGGCAAGCTGGTGTCGTTCGTCAGCCCCAAACTGTTGAAACACGCTTCGGACGAATAG
- a CDS encoding universal stress protein, whose product MFKSILVPIDLADTDLAKPAMATAATLSQTWSGTVRLLNVLPMTPVMLAEYVPADFDAQQRQTSEEALTIVARESGIEPQRISSVVRQGGIYHEILEEAAAMHADLIVMTSHRPAMRTYFLGSNAGHVVRYAKCSVLVVRH is encoded by the coding sequence ATGTTCAAATCCATTCTGGTCCCGATCGATCTCGCCGACACCGATCTGGCGAAGCCCGCGATGGCGACCGCGGCGACGCTGTCGCAGACCTGGAGCGGCACGGTGCGCCTCCTCAACGTATTGCCGATGACACCGGTGATGCTGGCGGAATATGTGCCCGCCGATTTCGACGCCCAGCAACGCCAGACCTCCGAAGAGGCGCTCACCATCGTGGCGCGCGAGTCCGGCATCGAGCCGCAGCGGATCTCCAGCGTGGTGCGGCAGGGCGGCATCTATCACGAGATTCTCGAGGAGGCCGCCGCCATGCATGCCGACCTGATCGTGATGACCTCGCACCGGCCGGCGATGCGCACCTATTTCCTCGGCTCCAACGCCGGCCATGTCGTGCGTTACGCCAAATGCTCGGTGCTGGTGGTGCGGCACTAG
- a CDS encoding YdcF family protein, producing MEEASNRLPDAGEIADITARHLIRTPLKPADLLFVFGTREDVGRRVDEAFRLWREGLFRWSIVSGGVTPGSGLSECEIIKAAMVARGIPPERILEEHRSTNTGENVVFSLPIIEAVLGLKNLRSVICLGNSWTARRYPMTLHRHWPEVEKMLVTVDSFDTPREHWHTDPVFRARVLAEWDKIEPYKAKGFIAEWPET from the coding sequence GTGGAGGAGGCAAGCAACCGGTTGCCTGACGCGGGCGAGATCGCGGATATCACCGCCAGGCATTTGATCCGCACGCCCCTAAAGCCCGCCGATCTCCTGTTTGTGTTCGGCACCCGCGAGGATGTCGGGCGGCGTGTCGATGAAGCCTTCAGACTCTGGCGCGAGGGCTTGTTTCGCTGGTCGATCGTCAGCGGCGGCGTGACGCCGGGCTCCGGGCTTTCCGAATGCGAAATCATCAAGGCCGCGATGGTGGCGCGCGGAATTCCGCCGGAGCGCATCCTCGAAGAACATCGCTCCACCAACACCGGCGAAAACGTCGTGTTTTCGCTGCCGATCATCGAAGCCGTGCTTGGGCTGAAAAATCTTCGCAGCGTGATCTGCCTCGGCAATAGCTGGACCGCGCGGCGTTATCCGATGACGCTGCACCGGCACTGGCCGGAGGTCGAGAAGATGCTGGTCACCGTCGACAGTTTCGATACGCCGCGCGAACACTGGCATACCGATCCGGTTTTCCGGGCCCGGGTTCTCGCCGAATGGGACAAGATCGAGCCCTACAAGGCCAAGGGTTTTATCGCGGAGTGGCCGGAAACCTGA
- a CDS encoding PLP-dependent aminotransferase family protein, translated as MSKFEYVTLADAVAAEIASGALKPGDRLPPQRSFAYERKIATSTASRVYAELLRRGLVVGEVGRGTFISGEARHATAAPGEPRGARIDLEFNYPLLPTQSALMAKSLEGLNRTDMLEVALRPSTSSGTQAARAIAADFLTREGWSPKAEQLVFTANGRQCIAAALAAVVPPGGRCGVEALTYPFIKGIAARLGVTLVPLAMDDAGVRPDAVQKADREGHLSALYIQPVIQNPLGITMPSSRRTDLLRVVDKLGLVVIEDAVYGFLDDGPPLAALAPESCIVLDSLSKKVAPGLSLGFIVPPLRLRESVMASVRSGGWTASGYAFAAGQRLMGDGTAAELSRLKRIDAQQRQKIAAACLSGFDIQANSKSYHLWLTLPPQWRSQAFAAAAARRDIALTPSSTFAATPGHAPNAIRLALAAPAMDQLEKGLQTLAGMLNAKEEDFDSTE; from the coding sequence TTGTCGAAGTTCGAATATGTGACATTGGCCGACGCCGTCGCGGCCGAAATCGCCAGCGGCGCGTTGAAGCCGGGAGATCGCCTGCCGCCGCAGCGAAGCTTCGCCTACGAGCGCAAGATCGCCACTTCGACCGCGAGCCGCGTCTACGCCGAACTGTTGCGGCGCGGCTTGGTCGTCGGGGAAGTTGGGCGGGGCACCTTCATTTCCGGAGAAGCGCGGCACGCAACAGCCGCACCCGGCGAGCCGCGCGGCGCCCGCATCGATCTTGAGTTCAACTATCCGCTGCTGCCGACGCAATCCGCATTGATGGCGAAGAGTCTGGAGGGTCTGAACAGGACAGACATGCTCGAAGTCGCGTTGAGACCTTCAACCAGCTCCGGAACGCAAGCCGCGCGCGCCATTGCCGCCGATTTTCTAACCCGTGAGGGTTGGTCGCCAAAGGCAGAGCAATTGGTGTTCACCGCCAACGGCCGCCAATGTATCGCCGCCGCACTTGCCGCGGTCGTGCCGCCCGGTGGCCGGTGCGGCGTTGAGGCGCTGACCTACCCCTTCATCAAAGGCATCGCGGCCCGGCTCGGCGTGACATTGGTTCCGTTGGCGATGGATGATGCCGGCGTCCGGCCGGACGCCGTGCAGAAGGCCGACCGCGAGGGTCATCTCTCGGCGCTGTACATTCAGCCCGTCATTCAAAACCCCCTCGGCATCACCATGCCGTCATCGCGCCGTACCGACCTGCTGCGAGTGGTCGACAAACTCGGCCTCGTCGTGATAGAGGATGCCGTTTACGGCTTTCTCGATGACGGACCGCCGCTCGCTGCACTGGCGCCGGAATCGTGCATTGTGCTCGACAGCCTCTCCAAGAAAGTCGCCCCCGGGTTGTCGCTTGGCTTTATCGTTCCCCCGCTCCGCCTGCGCGAAAGTGTCATGGCGTCGGTACGTTCCGGCGGATGGACCGCATCGGGATATGCGTTCGCCGCCGGGCAACGCCTGATGGGCGACGGGACCGCTGCCGAACTTTCGAGACTCAAGCGGATCGATGCCCAGCAGCGCCAGAAAATCGCGGCCGCCTGCCTTTCCGGTTTCGACATCCAGGCCAACAGCAAATCGTATCATCTTTGGCTGACATTACCTCCGCAGTGGCGATCTCAAGCATTTGCCGCCGCCGCAGCCCGGCGGGATATCGCGCTGACGCCGTCATCGACCTTCGCGGCGACTCCAGGGCATGCGCCGAACGCGATACGGCTGGCCTTGGCGGCGCCCGCGATGGATCAGCTCGAAAAAGGGCTGCAAACGCTGGCGGGCATGTTGAACGCCAAGGAGGAGGACTTCGATTCCACCGAGTAG
- a CDS encoding ferritin-like domain-containing protein, whose amino-acid sequence MGLFTKDIKTLNDLFLHQLQDIYYAEEQLVKALPKMAEKATDKLLKQGFLTHLDETKTHVQRLEQVFQMHDADVKAVDCPAIDGIIEEADEVAGEIADKAVLDAALINAAQAAEHYEITRYGSLIAWAKRLGGNDCAGVLQKTLDEEKATDKKLTALADSKVNLRAAS is encoded by the coding sequence ATGGGACTCTTTACCAAAGACATCAAAACCTTGAACGATCTGTTCCTGCACCAGCTGCAGGACATCTATTATGCCGAAGAGCAGCTGGTGAAGGCGCTGCCGAAAATGGCCGAAAAGGCCACCGACAAGCTGCTCAAGCAGGGCTTTCTGACCCATCTCGACGAGACCAAGACCCATGTGCAGCGACTTGAGCAAGTGTTCCAGATGCATGACGCCGACGTGAAGGCGGTCGACTGCCCAGCGATCGACGGCATCATCGAGGAAGCCGACGAGGTGGCGGGTGAAATCGCGGACAAGGCGGTCCTGGACGCGGCGCTGATCAATGCAGCGCAAGCCGCCGAGCATTACGAGATCACGCGCTACGGCAGCCTGATCGCGTGGGCAAAGCGGCTCGGCGGCAACGATTGCGCCGGCGTCCTGCAGAAGACGCTCGACGAGGAAAAGGCGACCGACAAGAAGCTGACCGCGCTTGCCGACAGCAAGGTCAACCTGCGCGCCGCGAGCTGA
- a CDS encoding DUF1127 domain-containing protein: protein MTMSSQSMTSLDAAKSGAGDSLRGIVRLIGHCADALAAYWARRAAIKILAQLDDRELRDIGLTRSNIEAAVGGALNPQMGRLDDR, encoded by the coding sequence ATGACCATGTCTTCCCAAAGCATGACGTCCCTGGACGCAGCAAAGTCTGGAGCTGGCGACAGCTTGCGCGGGATCGTTCGCTTGATCGGACATTGCGCGGATGCCCTCGCTGCCTATTGGGCGCGGCGCGCCGCGATCAAGATCCTGGCGCAACTGGACGATCGTGAATTGCGCGACATCGGGCTCACCCGCTCCAATATCGAAGCGGCGGTCGGCGGTGCCCTCAATCCGCAGATGGGGAGGCTCGATGACAGGTGA